TTCGTAAAGATTAGCCAGAACTGATTAGTATTATCAATAAAACACTTAATAACATCACCGAAGAAGAAAAAATTGCCATTAGTAATAAGTGGATTGAATTTGAACCAGAGATCGATTATGGTCCAATTCTGCGAATTATTCTATTGGTCGGCTCTATCCTGGCTGTTGTTATGGCAGTTTCTTTTTTCTGGATTATTCGCTTAAAGAAAGAAATTAAGAAGCGACAGCAGATTCAAATTGATCTGGAAAAGGCGAAAAGAGAAGCCGATGAGGCGAATGAATTCAAAACCAGCTTTATGGCAAGGATGTCTCATGAAATCCGGACACCGCTTAACGCAATCACTGGAATGGCCTACCTTCTTAAAAAAACTGATATCTCTTTAACACAAAGCATGTATATTGATCGTATTACTCAGGCTTCCAACAATATGTTGAGTATAATAAATGATATTCTAGATTTTTCTAAAATCGAGGCTGGAAAAGTAGAACTTGAAATTGCCTCTTTCAGTTTGGATCAGGTGATTCAGGATGTAATTAACATAGTATCCTATAAAATTGAAGAACAGGAAATAGGATTGAAACTATCCAAGGATCCCCAAATTCCCAATTGGTTTTTTGGGGATGTCAAGAGAATTGAACAGATTCTTCTTAATCTCTTGAACAATGCCGCAAAATTTACCACTTCCGGTGAAGTCTCGCTGGATATTAGACTTATAGCTAAAGAAAATGAAAAATATCACCTGTCCTTCTCTATCGAAGATACTGGTATAGGCATGACCGAAGAGCAAATAAATAAGCTATTTATGCCCTTTATTCAGGGAGATAGCAGTATTAACCGTCGTTTCGGAGGTTCCGGACTGGGACTCTCCATTGTTAAAAATCTGGTCGAGATGATGGGAGGGCAAATAAAGGTTTTTAGTACGCCGGGAGAAGGCTCCACCTTTATCGTTCATTTGTCATTAAGTATAGATAAAAAGAAGGAAGAGATGTATAAAAAAACCTTGTCAGTATCAGCTAAACATTTCAAGGATGTCAGGACACTGGTACTGGAAAAAACAGGGGCCAGTATGAATTTAATAGACAGCTATCTGGGTGCTTTTGGTATGCATTGCGAGCTTACCAGCTCACAAGACAGTGCATTGAGCTTGCTGGAAGCTGCTGATGGTAAATTTAGTAAACCCTTTGATTTATTTATTCTTGATTATGACACTCCTCTGGAAGGAGGTTTTGAATTTATAGAGTCGCTTCGGAATAATGAAAAAATTGTTAAAATGCCAAAGCTTATTATGCTGTTGCCGATGATGAGAGAAGATTTATTCGACAAACTCGATGAACACGGAATTAATCTCGGTATCGGCAAACCAATCATTCCCTCTATTCTTTTAAATGGAATTCTGGATATGTTCAAGTTGAAGGCTATATCGGCATCCCAACCTGCTATAAATAAAGATGATAACATGACAAAGCTTGATAAAGACCACACTGTATTGCTGGTAGAAGATAATAAAACAAATCAATTGATTGCGAAGTCCCTTCTCCAACGAGTTGGCATCAAATCGATTATAGCTAATGATGGGAAAGAAGCTGTTGCTCTTTATCAGCAACATAAGGATGGCATTGATTTGATTTTAATGGATTTACATATGCCTGTTATGAATGGTTATGAGGCAGCTTGGGAAATTAGAAAAATATCACCTGACGTTCCCATTGTAGCCATGACGGCAGATGTTATTTTGGGAGTTCGGGAAAAGTGCGAGCAAAGCGGGATTCACCATTACATTAGTAAACCTTTTGAACCTGATCATTTCATTCAAACGATTAAAGATATTATTGCAGAGGAGGAGGATAACAAAGATAATTAATATGCGTGTCTTAGATCAATCCGCGGGATTAAAGAATGTAGGGAATGACCCGGAAATTTATCAGTTGGTTTTAAATGAATATTTCAAGGAAAACAAGGATACTATAGATAATCTTTCTTTAGCCATAAACGAAAAGAAATATGAGGATGCTGCTCAAATTGTTCATAAGGTTAAGGGAAGTTCTGGAAGTATCGGTGCCAGAGCTTTGTATGACGTTTCCGTAATATTACAGAGAGTATTGAAAGAAGAAAAAGAAGATGAGATAATGCCACTTCAGGAAAAGTTTTCTTACCTATTACAACACTTACTTGAAGAAATTATGGAATTTTTGGTTTAAAAAAGCGATCAGTGCGAGTTTGTTCTTTAGAAGGAGGATGGATGATGTCAATAAAAATATTAGTTGTTGATGATTCAGCATCAGATCGTTTAATCATCAAAAATATGCTGAGAGAATATAATGTACTAGTTGCCAGCGATGGTTTAGAAGCCCTGCGTCAGATTGAGGAACATGAGGATATTAACCTGGTTATACTTGATTTGAATATGCCTAATATGGATGGTTTTCAGGTTCTTACAAAACTGAAAACTGAGGATCGTTACAAAAGAATACATACCATCATATTAACAAACTATGATGAGCTAGAGAATGAAATAAAGGGCTTAAAACTAGGTGCAGTGGACTATATCAGGAAACCGATTAATATGGAATCCTTGAAAGTCAGAATTGAGATTCATGTTGAGTTGTTTCGGATTCAACAAGCGCTAGAGAAAAAACTGCATGAACAAGGACTGACCTTTGATTTGGTCTTCCATCAAGCTCCTATTGGTATAGCAATCTCATATGGGAGTGATTCGATAACAAATGAAAGAAATAGCTATTTCAGTATAAATCCGATGTATGAGCAGATTACCGGAAGAACAAAAACCGAGCTAAAAAAGTTGGGCTGGGCAGCTATTACCCATCCTGATGATTTAGAAGAGGACTTAAAGAGCTACAATAAACTTCAATCAGGGGAAATCGAAAGCTATACAATGGAGAAGAGATTGATTAAACCGGACGGTTCAATTGTTTGGGTATATTTGGTTATGGCTTCGCTTAATTTATCCAATAGCCGTCAATATAACCATATTGCTTTGCTTCAGGATATTACCAAGCGAAAAAAAATAGAAGCCGATTTAATGGAGAGCGAGCGTAGCAAATCCGTACTTCTTTCCCATCTCCCAGGAATGGCTTATAGGTGCAATTACGATAGAAACTGGACAATGCAATATGTTTCTGCAGGTTGTTTGGAATTAACCGGTTACCCGCCGGAAAGCCTTATATCTAATAGAGAATTGCCTTATAAAGATTTAGTTGCAC
This genomic window from Atribacterota bacterium contains:
- a CDS encoding Hpt domain-containing protein, with translation MRVLDQSAGLKNVGNDPEIYQLVLNEYFKENKDTIDNLSLAINEKKYEDAAQIVHKVKGSSGSIGARALYDVSVILQRVLKEEKEDEIMPLQEKFSYLLQHLLEEIMEFLV
- a CDS encoding ATP-binding protein; amino-acid sequence: MVGSILAVVMAVSFFWIIRLKKEIKKRQQIQIDLEKAKREADEANEFKTSFMARMSHEIRTPLNAITGMAYLLKKTDISLTQSMYIDRITQASNNMLSIINDILDFSKIEAGKVELEIASFSLDQVIQDVINIVSYKIEEQEIGLKLSKDPQIPNWFFGDVKRIEQILLNLLNNAAKFTTSGEVSLDIRLIAKENEKYHLSFSIEDTGIGMTEEQINKLFMPFIQGDSSINRRFGGSGLGLSIVKNLVEMMGGQIKVFSTPGEGSTFIVHLSLSIDKKKEEMYKKTLSVSAKHFKDVRTLVLEKTGASMNLIDSYLGAFGMHCELTSSQDSALSLLEAADGKFSKPFDLFILDYDTPLEGGFEFIESLRNNEKIVKMPKLIMLLPMMREDLFDKLDEHGINLGIGKPIIPSILLNGILDMFKLKAISASQPAINKDDNMTKLDKDHTVLLVEDNKTNQLIAKSLLQRVGIKSIIANDGKEAVALYQQHKDGIDLILMDLHMPVMNGYEAAWEIRKISPDVPIVAMTADVILGVREKCEQSGIHHYISKPFEPDHFIQTIKDIIAEEEDNKDN